The nucleotide window GAGTGTCCtcaaatctgtttattttaaggGATACAAAGTCCTGGGCTGCCACAGGGTCACCGCAGCACTCGCCCAGCCTCGCAGTAAAGTTTCCTGCAGGTgctggcagggggaggaggaggagggtgagtGGCAGCAGCCGGGCACTGTCCCGCCGCCCTGTGCCTGCACACCTTTGGACCCAGTGCCCATGCACCGGGAGCTGTCGGTGCGGTGCCGCGGCCACCCCACAGCCCCGGCCCATTGTCCTGCAGCACCCGGGCCGGGTGTGGGGACGGCCATCTGCTCCTCGCTGCTGCCGACAGCTTCTTTGTTCGCCGCCCGGCGCACGCTGGCGCAGGAAGCGGCTCCCACGTGCTTCGCCCTTTCCCTCTCGCGGAGGCACCTAATGAAATAAAGGATTTACTGCGGcgagggggagggaggggaacagGCTGAGCAATTTCAAATGTTGTGCttggccccagggctgggctctctGGCAGGGTGCAGGCAAGGTGGGtgcaggcagtgccaggctctCTGTCGTTTCTGGGCTGTCCTTCAGGAACCACCACGGTGGGAGCGGGCACAGGCAGGGGGATGGTGCCAGGAGCTCTGGTGTGAGTAGAACTGAGACTGAGCAGAGCCAGACTGTGCACTGGATGTGCGTGGCACCGCCATTGCTGAGCCCCTGACCTGTCTGAGTGGTGGGGGAAGGCCATGCCATTGCCGTGGGGATGGCTCTGGGACATGTGGAAACAGGGAACAGGAGTGTCCATGTAGGGTGTAGGTCACTTGGGCTTTGAGTGGGACAGGAAGGACATGGTgcagccctgtcccctccctgcagcagtgtGCTGAGGAGGAACCTCATTGGGTGGCGTGcctgctgtgagcagagctgCTAATGCTGCTTCCAGGCACCGTGGATTCAGTGTTTTCCCACTCAAGTGAGCTTGTCCTTGTGTGTCATCCTTATACCCCAGAACTCTGTACAGCAGCATGTGCCTGAGCCACCAGTGCTGGAACTCGTCACCTCTCACCGCACCCAGCCCCAAACTGGGCCAGGAGGACGGTGAGAGACCTGGTGGGGAGAGGCAATGcccctttctcctccctgcaatgcaaacagaaaCCTAAAAGGACCAAATTCCAAAGTTCTTATTCAAGCCCAGGCACCGTGGCCGAGGGCGGAGGCGCAGGGACTGTCACCTGCGGAGGGATGGGTGACTCGGGCATGGGGCACGACAGCGTCCGGTGTGCTTGGAGGGATGAGGGAGTGGATCCATGTGACAGTGGCCGTGCAGCTGTGGGTGCCAGCATCTGTActtccagctgctgcatcccagggcccaaagcacagcagtgccagcctggcTTCCAGTGGCACATGTGGTAGCTGAGCCACCAAGTGAGCCCAGAACAGCCTCAGGAAAGCAGTCACAGGGTGCCACGGGGGTGACCACATGTCCTTCCTTGCAGATGACTCCTCGTCAGAGAGCTGCAGCGGGAATGGCTCCTCCACCCTGAACCCCTCCACTTCCAGCAGCACGCAAGGCGACAGCGCCTTCCCCGAAATGAACGGCAATGGCACCGCGGCCCCCATGGACTTCACCGCCTCCGCCGATGACCAGCCCATCAACCTCTGCGACAAGCTCACCCCTGCCCACGTCACCCCTTCCTACCAGTCCGACAGCTGCAGTGCCGACGGGCTGCGCAGCAGGGTCAAGTACGCGGTGAAGACCACGGCAGAGGTATGGCCCAGGGTGGTTTGGGAGAGCCACAGACATCCCTCACACCCCAcctgccccagagctgggcGCTGCGGTGGGCTCACCTCACCCTTACCTTATGGCCACCATAAGAGGAGAAGCCCATTCCTGCTGGGTCCAGCAGTGTTTCCCCTAGGATGAGGCAGAGCCATGGTCCCACCAGCCAAAGCAGCCATTGGACCATCAGGCCATCACAGGCTCCCTTGtcccaggcaggcaggaggtgATGCTCAGGGGAGCTTGGCCATGGGTTCATCTTCCCAAGTTGCAGGGGGCCATCAGGAGAGGGGACAGATGCAGTGAGACAAGGAGAAGGGGCAGGTGCATCAGGTGAGGGCTCTCAATGGTAACCACAGTCTCCTTTCAGTCCCCCCCGTACAGCTCGGGCAGCTACGACTCCATCAAGACAGAGGTGAGCGGCTGCCCCGAGGACCTGACTGTGGGCAGGGCCCCCACGGCTGATGAAGATGACGATGACCATGATGACCATGAAGACAACGATAAGATTAATGACTCGGAGGGGATGGACCCGGAGAGGCTAAAGGCCTTCAACGTAAGGAGGGCTCCGTGGGGAGGATGAGCCTGCCTGCCTCCCATCTCGGGGTTCCCACTGCCTGTCTTCTCCTTTGCAGATGTTCGTGCGCCTTTTTGTGGATGAGAACCTGGACCGGATGGTTCCCATCTCCAAGCAGCCCAAGGAGAAGATCCAGGCCATCATCGAGTCGTGCAGCCGGCAGTTCCCCGAGTTCCAGGAGCGGGCGCGGAAGCGCATCCGCACCTACCTCAAGTCCTGCCGCCGCATGAAGAAGAATGGGATGGAGATGGTGAgtggctgccccagtgccctccTGCTCACCACCACAGCTGGGGCAGTGGGTCCCTGAGCACGCTCTCTGCTTGTGTCCTGCAGACCAGGCCCACGCCGCCTCACCTGACCTCGGCCATGGCAGAGAACATCCTGGCCGCCGCCTGTGAGAGCGAAACGCGGAAAGCAGCCAAGAGGATGCGGCTGGAGATCTACCAGACCTCCCAGGTACGGTGCTGGCAGTTGGAGGTGGGCGAGGGATGGAACTGGCTGTGTCCCTCATCcctggtgggatgagggagAGACATTTGTGTGCAGTTTagaaaagagtttttaaaagtCTTGTTTCTAAAAGTCAGAGGGGCTGCAGAACAGAGCCCCATGGTGTGTCCTGAGACTCAGGCCAACAGGGGTGGGGATGCTGTTTTGAAACTGGCCatgctgcagccacaggagaCCAGGCAtccctgtgctgtccctcccACTGGCCACAGAGGAGAGCCAGGCTCCTCGCTGGAGTAAGTCTGTGTTTCCCCTGTGCAGGACGAACCGATCGCTTTAGACAAGCAGCACTCCAGAGACTCCACAGCCATCACCCACTCCTCCTACTCACTGCCAGCTTCATCTTACTCCCAAGACCCGGTCTACATCAATGGAAGCCTGAACTACAGCTACCGTGGCTACGGGTCCCTGGGGGGCAGCCTGCAGCCCCCCGCCTCCCTCCAGACGGGCAACCACAGTAATGGTAAGTGGCCACGCTGGGGcctgcaggggcacagggagcccACCCAGCCATTGCTCTGCCCAGGCAGTGTGCAACAGGCTCCTGGCAGCCCACACTGTGGGACTGAGCTGGCCgctggaggggaggaagagCTGCTCCGAAATCCCCTTTTGtcctgcagctggcagaggtCTCTGCCTGGCGGCTCAGCTCACCTCGTCAGCAGACGGTTAATTGTTGAACTGCACTGGGAAGGACGGTCTGAGTGGCACTGGTGGAGGGAAGGAgtgtcacttaaaaaaaaaagagaatctgTACCAGCTATTAATCATTAACAGGAGCGGGCGCCTATCACTGCCCTGATCTGCTGCTGGTATGAGCTGTTCCGCTCTCAGGGAcggatggggctgggggctgggggcacagccagctcctgccacagctCAGGAGGGCTCTGAGGGGCTGGGGACTGCCTGGGAACAACAGCTGGGAAAACAGGACTGATGCTGCAGGACGGGAAGGCAGAAggagagcacaggcagggcttaAGGTTAGGAGCCAGTGAACAGAGCGGAATATCCCAGGCCTCAGCAGGGCACACAGGAAGGCTCCTATGTGCCTGATGACTCCCTTGCACCTGGGGAGACAGGTATGGGGCGAGGCCAAATGTTCCTTCTGGttctgccctgcagcactggtggcaggaggggctggagtcTTTGCCAGTCCTTCAGCAATCTCCAGGCTGCCATTGCCTGTCCTGGTGCGctctgggctcctgccctgcccctgcccgccccgacCGGGAGCCAGGATTTGGAAGGATGTGATTTCCGGAGGCCTGAGAGATGCCTGTCTGGGATTAACTCTTATCATCCCTTCCTAATGCTTCTTAACCCTGAATAAAGATCCCGTCCCGGCCTCCAGCTGCTGAGACCTAATCCTCGCAGCAATGGTTCCTCCCCAGAGGAGCACAGGCACCCCGGCCCCCCTCTGCTGAGCACCTTCCTCTGGCCTGGCCAAGCCACTGGCTCTGTGAGACAGCAGATGTGCAGGAAGGTCGCTGAGCAGCCTCCAGGAGGAGCAGACAGGCCCTGGGTGCAACACCCAGCAGCACCTCACCTCGCTTCTTTGTAGTGGATTTTTAAACCTCTGCTTTGcaattcttttttccccaagctCTTGCCCAGTCCTTCAGAGGGAAGAGCACACTGCAAGGAGCTGCATCTTCTCCTCCCTCTGAGCAGAGGCCTGCAGGGGTTTGCTGCCCAGGAGTGTcttctccctccatcccccaCCTCAGGCAATTCTTACTCAAGcccacatccctgctcccagctccttccccctTGGTGAGCCGGGAAATGGGCTCCGTTTACTGCTGCCTTTTCTGTCCAGTGAAATTGCTTTCGCATGAGagcctcctccttcttctcctcctccaccttctcctcctcctcccccactTCAAAGCACTGGTTCTCCTGGCGTGGAACActtctgctggtgctgctcctcccGCAGCATTCGCTGCTCCAGCATTGCTTTCCTTGGATACTTTCCATCCCGCCCGGGGCAATgtgctcccctccctgccaccaTCAGCAGTGGCACCCACCTGGGCTCGGAGGGGGAGCTGAACTCTCCCATCCTGGTTTGCAAATGGCCGCAGTGCCCAGTCCTTGCCTTGTGTCCCTGGTGTCCCACGGCTGTGTTGGGCCACCCAGCAGGAGCTCAGCTTCCCTCTCACTTTTCCTTGGCAGGTCCAACCGATCTCAGCATGAAAGGTGGggcctccagcacagccccctccAACAGCACCAGCCGGGGCATGCAGgcggcccagctcagccccacggAGATCAGCGCCGTGCGGCAGCTCATCGCCGGATACCGGGAGTCGGCGGCGTTCCTGCTCCGGTCTGCAGACGAACTGGAAAACCTCATTTTACAGCAGAACTGACTCCCCGTGTCTGCGTCGCTCCTCGGTCGAGAAGACAATTTATACCTGCTAGAAAGAGGCTCCCAGCGATGTCCTGCTCAGGACCACCATCGTCCTCCCGCCACGCCGCGGGTACATGTAGTTTTTAGAAGGTGGAATTCAAAAgacctgttttgttttacactCCAAGCACCTGGGACTTCAGGCACAAGGACATGTTTTGGAAGCGTACCAACACCCGTGCGTCCGGCCGACCAGAAGCCAGTCCTGCAGCTTGGAAGGATGTGGGACTTTGAAGGGCAGAAGGGAgcctggggaggtttggggCTGCAGATGTATTTAGAATAACCTTTGTGGACCCAAATGTTAGATTCCCATCCCCGGATAATTTCCAAGTCTTAGGTGAGCTAAATCACATATTTATTAAGAAATGGACCCTCCTCTCCCcttagtaatttatttttctgaaaatggatTCTTTTGAGTTTGTACAGATTGCCAGTTTTTTGTCTGTCTGATCAGAAGGAATTTATTCCTGTGAAATAACACATTCCATATCACTACACTACTAAtttccaggcagctctgcctgtttCTCTGGTGAACCCTTGTCCCACAGGGAGCAAGTTTGCCATCCAGCCTTTGATATCGAGGCTGCTCAGCCTCCAGTGAGCGTAGGTGGGAGCTGAACAGCAGCACAAGCTTAGGCCTTCGTTCTAAAGGGTTCCACAGCACCAGTGGGGTCTGAACCTCCCGCAGAGACTCGGCAAGCTCAGCAGACCTCCGGCTGGAAGGACATCTCGCACTCATTTAAGTCATTGCAGataagagaaagaaggaaggagataCCTGAGAAACACTGTCTTGCGGTCACCATCCGTACTCTACCTCACACTCCATTGTGGGCTTCTTCCAGGACTGGCCGTGCTGGTCCTGGGGGACGGTGAGTGTCGCAGACATGGGGATCGTGCCGAGGAGGCTGGAACCTCCGGCTGGGG belongs to Pseudopipra pipra isolate bDixPip1 chromosome 17, bDixPip1.hap1, whole genome shotgun sequence and includes:
- the NOL4L gene encoding nucleolar protein 4-like isoform X3, which translates into the protein MHVESSSEPGKAPKHAGQKKTYRAIAETYAFLPREAVTRFLMSCTECQKRMHFNSNGLEPKESEPPSSLVSGIIDYNMPLTSTYLKQMKLRVMNSQEQDETSVSSEDFDMNDSTWISADQHLNSSLSPSQDESMRSPQNLHGHEDDDSSSESCSGNGSSTLNPSTSSSTQGDSAFPEMNGNGTAAPMDFTASADDQPINLCDKLTPAHVTPSYQSDSCSADGLRSRVKYAVKTTAESPPYSSGSYDSIKTEVSGCPEDLTVGRAPTADEDDDDHDDHEDNDKINDSEGMDPERLKAFNMFVRLFVDENLDRMVPISKQPKEKIQAIIESCSRQFPEFQERARKRIRTYLKSCRRMKKNGMEMTRPTPPHLTSAMAENILAAACESETRKAAKRMRLEIYQTSQDEPIALDKQHSRDSTAITHSSYSLPASSYSQDPVYINGSLNYSYRGYGSLGGSLQPPASLQTGNHSNGPTDLSMKGGASSTAPSNSTSRGMQAAQLSPTEISAVRQLIAGYRESAAFLLRSADELENLILQQN
- the NOL4L gene encoding nucleolar protein 4-like isoform X2, with the protein product MPKPPLLLRGSRPGDSELGRQFRDWCLRTYGDSAKTKTVTRSKYQRIAEVLQGGTGSGGGSGGGEKGKFQFWVRSKGFRLGNGTREATKMGQVVVYVPVKTGTGADGLSEPEGISLKRVAVVEDFFDIIYSMHVESSSEPGKAPKHAGQKKTYRAIAETYAFLPREAVTRFLMSCTECQKRMHFNSNGLEPKESEPPSSLVSGIIDYNMPLTSTYLKQMKLRVMNSQEQDETSVSSEDFDMNDSTWISADQHLNSSLSPSQDESMRSPQNLHGHEDDDSSSESCSGNGSSTLNPSTSSSTQGDSAFPEMNGNGTAAPMDFTASADDQPINLCDKLTPAHVTPSYQSDSCSADGLRSRVKYAVKTTAESPPYSSGSYDSIKTEVSGCPEDLTVGRAPTADEDDDDHDDHEDNDKINDSEGMDPERLKAFNMFVRLFVDENLDRMVPISKQPKEKIQAIIESCSRQFPEFQERARKRIRTYLKSCRRMKKNGMEMTRPTPPHLTSAMAENILAAACESETRKAAKRMRLEIYQTSQDEPIALDKQHSRDSTAITHSSYSLPASSYSQDPVYINGSLNYSYRGYGSLGGSLQPPASLQTGNHSNGPTDLSMKGGASSTAPSNSTSRGMQAAQLSPTEISAVRQLIAGYRESAAFLLRSADELENLILQQN
- the NOL4L gene encoding nucleolar protein 4-like isoform X1, which encodes MNDSTWISADQHLNSSLSPSQDESMRSPQNLHGHEDDDSSSESCSGNGSSTLNPSTSSSTQGDSAFPEMNGNGTAAPMDFTASADDQPINLCDKLTPAHVTPSYQSDSCSADGLRSRVKYAVKTTAESPPYSSGSYDSIKTEVSGCPEDLTVGRAPTADEDDDDHDDHEDNDKINDSEGMDPERLKAFNMFVRLFVDENLDRMVPISKQPKEKIQAIIESCSRQFPEFQERARKRIRTYLKSCRRMKKNGMEMTRPTPPHLTSAMAENILAAACESETRKAAKRMRLEIYQTSQDEPIALDKQHSRDSTAITHSSYSLPASSYSQDPVYINGSLNYSYRGYGSLGGSLQPPASLQTGNHSNGPTDLSMKGGASSTAPSNSTSRGMQAAQLSPTEISAVRQLIAGYRESAAFLLRSADELENLILQQN